The region CACCCCGCAGGGGCAGACCGGCACCGCCTGATCGCACCGCGTCGAACGCCGCCCACCCGCACCGGGAGGGCGGCGTTCGTCGTTTCCGCAGGTCATCGGGGGTCGTGCACGGAGAAGGCCGCTCTAGCGACGTTTCCCGCGCACAGGGGACGGGCCGGGCTGGCAGCGCGGGCACCAGTAGGCGGGGCGAGCGTAGATCCCCGCGCCCTGGTCCGCGGTCCGGATCCGGGTGCGGCAGCGGCGGCACGGGCGGTTCCCCCGCTCGAACACCCAGTGCGCCTCGGCCGGGTGCAGGGAGCCGGTGGTCGTCTGCGACGGCCGGTCCGCGTTGGCCGCCAGCAGCTTCCGGGACAGCGCGATCACCCCGGGGAGGTCCGGGACGTCGCGCACGGGGGTCCACGGCGAGACGCCCAGCAGGAAGCAGACCTCGGTCTTGTAGAGGTTGCCGACGCCGGCCATCACCCGCTGCTCCAGCAGCACCAGGCCGAGCTCGTGGTCCCTGCGGGCGGTCATCCGGCGCAGCGCCTCGGCGGCGTGCTCCTCGCCCCAGGCGGGATCGAGCAGGTCCGGCCCCAGGTGTCCGACGAGCCGCGACTCGTCCTCCGTCGGGAGCAGTTCGAGGTCGTGCAGCGCGAACCCGACGGCGACCCGGTCCGGCACCTCGAGGACGGCCCGCGCCTCGTGTCGCGGGCGCTGCCACGCCATCCCCGGGCGGTAGAGGTGCCAGGCGCCGTCCATCCTGAAGTGGCTGTGCAGGCTGCGGCCGTCGTCGAGGCGGGTGAACAGGTGCTTGCCGACGGACGCGACGCCGGTGACCGTCCGGCCGGTGAGATCCTCGCCCGCGAGCCGGGGGTGCCGCAGCTCCCCGCGCAGCAGCGTGTGTCCGGCGAGCGCGGCGTGCAGGCGCTTGCCGGCGAGGTAGACGGTGTCGCCTTCGGGCACGGCGTCGACGGTAGCGGCGCGGGACGCCGGGCGCCCGCGAGGACGACGGCGTCCCGGCCCGGGCTCCCCGGGCCCGGCAGCTGCTACCGTCGAGGACGAGAAGAGGGGGTGGGCCGCCGTGATCGCACGTGTCGGCACGTTCGTGCCCGCCGTCTTCCTGCTGCTCACGGGGTACGTGCTGGCCGCGGGGGAGCCCGCGGCCGTCGTCGGCGTCGTCGGCGCCGCGACCCTGTGGGCGCTGGGTCTGGCCCGCCGGGCGTCCACCGTCCTGCGTGTCACGTCCTCCCGCGGCCCGGCCGTGACCCGGCGCAGCGGACACCGCCGCGCCGCCGGATCCCGGCTGCTGCGCCAGCTCGATCCGGACGCCGCGGGCCGCACCCGCGCCCGCGCGCCGTCGGGGCTCCTCCCGGCGGTGTAGCTCCACCCTGCTCCACCGCCGGGATCTCGTGATCACATCCGAGGCCCGATCCGTCAGGAGCCCCCTCATGCCCGTGTCCCCTGCGCGCCCGTTCCGGGGTGCGCCGTGCTGAACGTCGTCTATTACCCCGTCTCCGCCGTCATGTGGTTCTGGCACCAGGTGTTCGGCCTGGTCCTGGGCCCGGGCAGCGGTGTCGCCTGGGCGCTGTCGGTGGTCTTCCTCGTGCTGACCCTGCGCGCGATCATGATCAGGCCGGTGCTGGCGCAGATGCGCTCGGCCCGCACGATGCGGACGCTGGCGCCGCACCTGGCCGAGCTCAGGCGCAAGTACGGCACGGACCGGCAGAAACTCGCCGCGGAGACCCAGAAGCTGCACAAGGAGCACGGCGTCTCGCCGCTCGGCGGCTGCCTGCCGCTGTTGCTGCAGCTGCCCGTCTTCATCGGTCTGCTGCACGTGCTGCGGTACTTCAACCGCCCCGGGCTGACGTTCGAGCAGAACGCCGCCATCCCGAACTACGCCTTCTCACCGGACCTGGTCCGCTCGTTCCTCGAGGCCCGGCTGTTCGGGGCGCCGCTGTCCGCGTACGTCGCGATGCCGCAGAACCTGCTGGACTCCTTCGGCGGCGCCGTCGTCGAGCGCTGGCACGTCTACGTCGTGGCGGTCCCGCTGATGGTGCTCGCGGCGGTCGCGACCCACTTCACCGCACGCTGGTCGGTGCGCCAGCAGCAGGCGGTGCCGGCCGCCGCCGACAACCCGCAGGCCGCGCAGATGGCCGGATTCATGAAGCTGACACCGTGGATCTTCCCGCTCGGCGCGATCATCGGTGGGCTGTTCTTCCAGTTCCCGATCGCGATCCTCGTGTACTGGCTGGCGAACAACGGCTGGACCTTCGCCCAGCAGCACCTGATCGGGAGGAAGCTGGACCGGGAGGCGGAACGGGCACCCGTGGTCGTCCCCGCCGCGCCGGCGGAGACGAGGGTGCGGGCGCCCAAGCCGGGGCAGAAGCCGCTGACCGCGAAACCTCGCAAGTCGGGCGGGAAACCGGTGGGCGACCGGCAGCCGGCGAAGCGGAGCGCCTAGCCTCGACCCGTGCGAACCCGTCTGGTCCTCGTCGTTCCGGTGCTGCTGCTCGCCCTCGCCGGATGCGGGGAGTCGGCGGCGCCCGCGCGGCCCGCGGGACCGGGGGACGCGCACACGGAGCGCACCTCGTTGGCGGACCTGCAGACGAAGCTCGCCTCGATCGCCCAGGACGAGTGCGCGACCACGAAGAACCCGGCGGCGGTCTACCCCCGGTGCGGCCGGTTCGTCCGCGAGGTGCAGAACTCGACGCCGGCGGCCCGCGCGGACTCGAAAGGCCTCGCGATCGAGCCCGGGGTCCGCAGCGCCGCGGACGCCGTCGACGCCGCGGTGAGCCAGCTGGCGCGGGACCAGTGCACCACGCCCGTGGGCGCGGGGACTCCCGGACCGCCGCAGGCCTGCGGGCCCGATCTGGAGGCGCTGCAGGCGGCGGTGCGGGCGCTCGTCACGGCGGTCGGTCCCCCCGCGTGAGCGGAAGATGAGACCACGCTCACGTCCGCGGCGTTCGGCGTAGGCATGCCCGCCCGCAGCCGGGAGAACGTCGTTCCTGTCCGGTTCACCCGGTTCACGCCACCCCCTCAACGTGCGGAAACGCCCCTATCGGACCCTCCGGGTCGGGTGCGCGCAGTGATCGCCGGAGGGTCAGAATGGCGGCTGTCACGGGCCCGGGCAGATCGCTCGACGGGGCCCGCACGGGGTGGGAGCGGCACAGGCGATGCGGTGGCCGAACACGGGGGCGCGGAAGTGGCTGACGGCAGTCCTCTGTCTGGCCGTGGTGGCGGTGCTCGGGCTCGGTGTGGCCGTCGCCGTCGATCCGGGTGCCGCGGCCGGGTCGACCCCCGGCGGCGGGCTCGACCCGGTGGCGTCCGGCCCGCTCGTCGACGCGGCCCCGCAGCCGGTCGTCTCGATCACCCCGGACACAGCGACACCGCTGAACCCGACGCAGCCCATCGTCGTGAAGGTCGAGCACGGCACCGCGCAGTCGGTCGGCGTGACGGACTCGAAGTCCGGCGACACGGTCGACGGGACCCTGTCCCCGGACGGGACCTCCTGGACGTCGACGGGCGCCCTGGCCTACGGCAGGACGTACGCCGTCTCCGTCGCCACGCTCGACGGCTCCGGCGCTCCCGGCCACCAGGACGGCACCGTGCGGACGGTGTCCCCGAAGGCCGAGGCGTACCCGTCGTTCATCCCGCCGCCGTCCGCCGCGTCCGTGGGGGTGGGACAGCCGGTCGTCGTCCGCTTCGACCACCCGGTCACCGACCACGCGGCCGCGGAGAAGCAGCTCAGCGTCACGTCGAGCCCGAAGCAGGTCGGCGGCTGGTACTGGCTCTCGGACACCGAGGTCCACTACCGGCCCCAGCAGTACTGGCAGCCCGGCACGACGCTGACGGTGAAGGCCAACCTGTTCGGCGCCGACCTCGGGAACGGGACCTACGGTTCGACGGACCGCACCGAGACCGTCCACGTGCACGACGCGTGGGTGGCGAAGGCGGACGGCGCCACCGAGCAGATGCAGCTGTTCGACAACGGGCAGCTGGTCAAGACCATGAACATCAGCCTCGGCGCACCCGGTTTCCCGTCGCACACCGGCCCGCACGTCATCTCGGACAAGCAGCCGAGCATCACGATGGACTCCTGCACCTACGGTGTGTGCCAGGGCCAGCCCGGCTACTACAAGGAGAAGGTCGACCTCGACCTGCGGATCTCCAACGACGGCGAGTTCGTGCACTCCGCGCCCTGGTCCGTCGGGCAGCAGGGCAACTCGAACGTCTCGCACGGCTGCGTGAACCTGGCGCCGGCGGACGCCCAGTGGTTCTTCGACCACTTCGGCGTCGGGGACGTCGTCGAGATCACCAACTCCGGTGGCCCGTCGCTCCCGATCTATGACACCTACGGGGACTGGGAGCTGAGCTGGGCGCAGTGGCAGAAGGGCTCCGCGCTCTGACGCCGGTGCCGGGCCGGTCGTCCGGCCCGGCACGAGGTCCCTCCTAGACCCCCAGCGCCCGTCGCAGCACCGCGACCCGCTCGGCGATCTCCCGCTTCGAGATCGCGGCGCCCTCGATCAGGGTCGAGCCGTGGAACGTCCCCGGGAACAGGTGCAGCTCCACCGGCACCCCGGCGGCGAGCAGGGCCAGGCCGTAGGCGATGCCCTCGTCCCGCAGCGGGTCGAACGCCATCGTCGAGACGTAGGCGGGCGGCAGTCCGGAGAGGTCCGTGGCGCGGGCGGGCGCGGCGTACGGCGAGACGTCCGCGCTGCCGGGGACGCCCTCGCCCAGGTAGGAGTCCCAGCTGACGGTCGCGTTCGGCCGGTTCCAGATCGGGGTGTCGGTGAACGCGGTCATGCTCGGCGTGGTGAGCCGGTCGTCGACCTCGGGGACGCCGAGGTACTGGAACGCGATCGCGGGGCCGCCGCGGTCCCGGGCGAGCAGCGCCAGGCCGGCACACAGGCCGCCACCTGCGCTGATGCCGTGGATGGCGATGCGGGCGGGGTCCACCCCGTAGTCCGCGGCGTGCTCGGCGAACCACACCAACCCGGCATAGACGTCCTCCAGCGGGGCCGGGAACGGGGCCTCCGGTGCCAGCCGGTACTCGACGGTGACGACGACGGCGCCGACAGCGCGGGCGAGGGCCACGTTGCCCGCGTGCGAGGCGTCGATGTCGCCGAGGATGAAGCCGCCGCCGTGGACGTCGTAGATCCCGATCGGACCCGCGACCTCGTCCGGCCGGTAGATCCGCAGCGTGACGTCCGGGGCGCCCGCGGGTCCGGGAACGGTCACGTCGGTGACGCTGATCCCCGTCTCGTCCGGCTCGGGCAGCCCGGCCCGCAGCTCCTTCATGGTGACCCGGGCGGCCGGGATGTCGCTGACGTCGAGCGTCGGCAGCATCGCGACGGCGGCGGCGAGCTCGGGGTCGAAGGCGTATCCGGTCTCGGTCGTGCTCACGCGTCCTCCACGTCGTCGGGGGTCCTGCTCGATCGATCATCGCGCGGCCGCGCCCGCCCGTCACGTGCTCAGGGCGGAGCGGGCTCCGTGACGAAGTCCGCCAGGTCCGGCTCCCGGGTCATCGCCCAGTAGTCGACGATCCGCCACGGCAGCGCCGAGACGACCCGGCCCGCGTCGTTGCGGTACCAGTTGCCCATGCCCGGGTGGGTCCAGATCATCCGCTCGTGCGCCTCGTCGTGGCGCCGCACGTACTCCGCCTCCACCTCGGGCCGGCACTCGACCGCGGCGATGTCCCGCTCCAGCATCGTGACGAGCAGGTCCACGATGTAGCGGACCTGGCACTCGGCCGTGGTGATGTAGCTGCCGCCGTGCCCGAGGACCGTGCCGGGGCCACAGGTCAGGAACAGGTTGGGGAAGTCCGGCGTGGTGATCCCGAGGTGCGCCCGCGCGTCCTCGGGGCCCCACACCTCGTCGATCCGCCGGCCGGACCGGCCCCGCACCTCGATCGGGAAGAGGATCTTGTGGGTCTCGAAGCCCGTGGCCAGCACGACGACGTCGGCCTCGCACTCCGCCCCGTCGACCCCGCGGACGCCCGTCTCCGTGATCTCCGCGACCGCCTCGGTGACCAGGTCCACGTTCTCCCGCCGCAGCGCGGCGAACCAGCCGTTGTCCAGCAGCATCCGCTTGCCGAACGGCGGATAGTCCGGCAGCGCCTTCGCCACCAGGTCCGGCCGACCGTCGAGCTCGGACTCGAGGTAGCGGG is a window of Pseudonocardia sp. T1-2H DNA encoding:
- a CDS encoding DNA-formamidopyrimidine glycosylase family protein, which translates into the protein MPEGDTVYLAGKRLHAALAGHTLLRGELRHPRLAGEDLTGRTVTGVASVGKHLFTRLDDGRSLHSHFRMDGAWHLYRPGMAWQRPRHEARAVLEVPDRVAVGFALHDLELLPTEDESRLVGHLGPDLLDPAWGEEHAAEALRRMTARRDHELGLVLLEQRVMAGVGNLYKTEVCFLLGVSPWTPVRDVPDLPGVIALSRKLLAANADRPSQTTTGSLHPAEAHWVFERGNRPCRRCRTRIRTADQGAGIYARPAYWCPRCQPGPSPVRGKRR
- a CDS encoding DUF6412 domain-containing protein, which produces MIARVGTFVPAVFLLLTGYVLAAGEPAAVVGVVGAATLWALGLARRASTVLRVTSSRGPAVTRRSGHRRAAGSRLLRQLDPDAAGRTRARAPSGLLPAV
- the yidC gene encoding membrane protein insertase YidC — encoded protein: MLNVVYYPVSAVMWFWHQVFGLVLGPGSGVAWALSVVFLVLTLRAIMIRPVLAQMRSARTMRTLAPHLAELRRKYGTDRQKLAAETQKLHKEHGVSPLGGCLPLLLQLPVFIGLLHVLRYFNRPGLTFEQNAAIPNYAFSPDLVRSFLEARLFGAPLSAYVAMPQNLLDSFGGAVVERWHVYVVAVPLMVLAAVATHFTARWSVRQQQAVPAAADNPQAAQMAGFMKLTPWIFPLGAIIGGLFFQFPIAILVYWLANNGWTFAQQHLIGRKLDREAERAPVVVPAAPAETRVRAPKPGQKPLTAKPRKSGGKPVGDRQPAKRSA
- a CDS encoding L,D-transpeptidase — translated: MRWPNTGARKWLTAVLCLAVVAVLGLGVAVAVDPGAAAGSTPGGGLDPVASGPLVDAAPQPVVSITPDTATPLNPTQPIVVKVEHGTAQSVGVTDSKSGDTVDGTLSPDGTSWTSTGALAYGRTYAVSVATLDGSGAPGHQDGTVRTVSPKAEAYPSFIPPPSAASVGVGQPVVVRFDHPVTDHAAAEKQLSVTSSPKQVGGWYWLSDTEVHYRPQQYWQPGTTLTVKANLFGADLGNGTYGSTDRTETVHVHDAWVAKADGATEQMQLFDNGQLVKTMNISLGAPGFPSHTGPHVISDKQPSITMDSCTYGVCQGQPGYYKEKVDLDLRISNDGEFVHSAPWSVGQQGNSNVSHGCVNLAPADAQWFFDHFGVGDVVEITNSGGPSLPIYDTYGDWELSWAQWQKGSAL
- a CDS encoding alpha/beta hydrolase; its protein translation is MLPTLDVSDIPAARVTMKELRAGLPEPDETGISVTDVTVPGPAGAPDVTLRIYRPDEVAGPIGIYDVHGGGFILGDIDASHAGNVALARAVGAVVVTVEYRLAPEAPFPAPLEDVYAGLVWFAEHAADYGVDPARIAIHGISAGGGLCAGLALLARDRGGPAIAFQYLGVPEVDDRLTTPSMTAFTDTPIWNRPNATVSWDSYLGEGVPGSADVSPYAAPARATDLSGLPPAYVSTMAFDPLRDEGIAYGLALLAAGVPVELHLFPGTFHGSTLIEGAAISKREIAERVAVLRRALGV